AATTGAACGGTAGGGAGAAAGTTTTCCAAAAATGACGTAAAAGAGATTTTAAGGGGTTGAAATGGTAATGAATTACTTTTAATCAGATATTGACCCGCCAAAAATAAAAGCAGCACCGGTAAAGAAAAAAGCGCAATATCCTTAATCTTTTTACTAATTCGTTCGTTGCAAACGAATAAAACAAAAAAACCAAAAACAAAAAGTAAGTAGAGTGATGAATATCTAAATAAATATGAAATTAAAAAAATTAAGTAACACTGAATAATCGTTTGTATTGTAACCCCTTCAAGAGAAGCTTTGTAAAGTTGCAAAACAAAAATTGGAGTAGCTGCCCAGACAACAATATCTGTTCCCCACCACGGAGGCGTAAAGAATAAGACTAATAAAAAAATAAATATTACAAAAAGATAAAAAAATATTTTATTTTCTGCTCTTAAATTATTGAAAAGGATTGACATGATCCCCCCCCAATAATACCAGCCTACCAAAGTACATATCGTCAGAAATCCCTTTAAACCTACTATTACAGGGATTTTTAGGAGCAAAAATAAAAATACAAGAAATGAATAGCCGGGTGGAAAAATGGCGAGCGCGGATGAATCCGGCTTTTGAGAAATACGTCGATTTTCTTCGAACTTTGTCCAAACTGTTGAAGTGTAACCATCCCCATTATAAAGGCGATAGGCCGCTTCAATTTGAACCCCAATATCCCCACTTACTTGAAATGCACTAAAAAATCTAAAAACAGAGAGAAGTAAAGCAAAGGTTAAAGAAATAAATTTAAAGTCACTTAGAATTTTATTTTTTATTTCAGAAAACATGATTTGAATTATTTTTAACCCGCATTCTTTAAGCCGAAATTTCTAAAAAATATTTTAGAGATTTTACTTCACTATATTTCATTTCAATAATTGATTTTCCGGATTCTGCATATTTTTTTCTCAAATGATCATCTTCTAATAGATTTCGAAGTTTTTTATAAAATAAATTTGGATTATCGGCCAATTCAAAATCCTTCCCGGGAACAATCTCAATTCCCTCGGCACCTTTAGGGGTTGTGACAACGGGAAGACCTAAAGACATTGCCCACAAAATTTTAATTTTGATTCCGCTCCCCGAAAAAATTGGCGCAATAAAAGCATCGCAATTCACAGCAAGCTCTTCCAACTTAACTTCGCTTAAGAATCCCGTAAATTCCACACCGTGATACCCCTTGGCCCAACTCTTTAGGCTCTCAGGCGCATTTCCAGTGACATACAAAGTTAACTGTGGAAATTTAGCTTTTAATTCTTCCCAAACCTGTGCCAAAAACCACATCAAGCTATCACGATTCACATTTCTTGAAAGATCGCTTGAATAAAGAAGCGCGTTTTTAAATGAAAAATCTGTTTTTCTTAAAGTAGCGGGTTTCATTGGCGGGTAAAACACATCTGAGCTTTGATCGACTCCAATAAACACCTTTTGATCTTCTTTGGAGATATACAGCACACGCTTTGCCTCTTGATGAGCTTTCCTTTCATATTGCTTTAATCGCTCTGCTTGATTGCGATAAAAAACTCTCATTATTGGACTTAACTGCAGTTTATTGGCCAAGTCGATTTCAATTTGTGATTGATGGTTATACTCCATCAATAAGGTTTTTATTGTGCTAGGAACAGCGCTGATAAGAGGAAAATTGTAAACAAAATTGCAAAACACAGTATCATAATTTTCGGCTTTGCATACCAAGTTTAGTGCTTTTTTGTATCGCTCAAGGCTTGCAGTCTCCACTAAAAAGTGTTCGTCTCCAAAAAGTCGATTCCCCCATTTGAGAAGAAATGCTGGGACTTTGCCATAATCCATTTGTAAACTGTGGTAAAATATTTTCCCTCCAAATTTTTCCCACTCTTTGGCTTTTTGGGGTTCATTAAACACCCGGTCAAGAATGAACAAATCAACCGTATGCCCCATTTCGGAAAGTCCTTCAATGAAAGACGCCATCAGTTGCTTATGTCCGGAGTTGACCGGCCACAAAGCCGATTGCTCGATAAACAAAAACCTCATCGACTTTCACTCGAAAGCGTTCTCTTCACCGCGGAAAGAACCATTTCAGGTGTAATATCTTTCATACAATGAATACCACCGTTAGATTCTCTTGTGCAGGATGGCGCATAAAAGCAATCGCAGCCCGTTGGTGGTTCAATAATTTCTCCTCGGCCATAGAGTTCGAACTCATGACGATTGAAAATATTGTTCATCAAAATGAGTTTACATTTCATCCCTATTGCAAGGTGCATCGCCATTGTTACTTGCGTAATCACCACATCGCACTGCGCGATTTCATCGATAAAGATTTTCATTGGGAAATGCCCGAAATATTTTGCACTCGAACCGGCCGCGATTCTTTTATTCACGGCATCTTCTTGCTCACCTCCCAGAAGCACCACTTCAAATCCTTGAGCGATAAGTGCTATTGCCAATTCAGTCCAATTTTTTTCTTCCCACAATCTGGTAACCCAGCGACCGCCGCAGCCGGTATTGAGCCCAATTACTTTTTTAGTTTTGTCTAACTCCCAGTTCTTTTTTCCGGCAAAAGGGTTTTCAAGAACATAGTCGTCTTTTTCATACTTAAGGTCGCAAATTTCAAAGATTTCTTCGACATAGCTCTTGGTATTGGCTTTGCTCACATCGTCTAAGACGCCGGTTTCAAATTTGTGTTTGCCCGAAGCGGAAATTGGCTCACACTTACCTGCTTTTAGGGAAAAGCCCTTTTTCTCGGTTGCTTTTACCCGATTGAGCAATGCGCAGGCTTCACGGTCTTTATCCAAATTAATGGCAAGGTCAAAGTCTGTTTCTTCAAGTTGAAGCAATGCGGGTAAGTTCAGCGTGAGTTTTATATCAACTGCATCGGGTAGAACATCCGGCGAATAGGTGACCCAATAAATCAACGCTTTGGGATATTGCGCTTTTAGCTTTGAAAGGATGGGCGTGGTTCGAATAACATCGCCGATTGCACCTAACTTGATGATTAATACTTTTTGTGGAGCAGGATCATAAAAGGTACATCCTTCGCAATGCACCCCGTGCAACTTATGCGGAGTGCAAGGAATATCACCACGGAAATGCCGACAGTCGTTATGAATGAGCATCTTTGATAAACCGTGCTTTAATTTTTGGAAGTATTTCGGCAGGGTGCTCCATAAAATATTCTGTGGAATTGAGCATCTTATGTTTCATTTTCACCCAAGAGCGCTGAGGTTCGGGAAGCGAATTTCGCCAACGATTAAAAAACTTTTGATGCCGTTCAATATGCTCACCAGCCTTTAAGGATTCGTAAGTCTTCGCACCGTCAACCATTCTTAAATTCCCTAAAACCTTTTCCACACTTTTTACATTGGCCACACGAACGGCTTTCAGTATGAAATCATAATCCATATGGTAATGCTCATTGATGTCAAAATTCCCAATGATTGAATGAAGTGATTTATGATAAAAGTAAGCGGAGGGATTTAGCGGAAAGGCTGTTTTGTAATGCTCGGAAACCAAGTCGATGAAATTCAACCGTGCGGGTTTATTGATTTTAATGAGCTCGCTGCTATTGCCTATGATGTTGCACCACCCCACCAAAAGCGAAGGTTCGGGCAAGGTTTCGAATTCATCCAATACAAAATTGAGCACGTTGGGTTCGTAGAAATCATCCACATTCAAAAAACTAATCACCTCGCCCGATGCCATTTGCAAGGTTTTATTCATTGCATCGCTTTGGCCTTTATCTTTTTCTGAGATCCATTTGATATGCGGATACTTTTCAGAAAAGCTCTTGATAATTTCAACCGTGCGATCTTTTGAGCCGCCATCGGCGATGATATGCTCGATATTTCGGCAGCTTTGGGCAATCACATTTTCAAGGCACCCTTGAATGTATTTTTCAGCGTTATAAGTAACGGTTAGTACAGATATTTTCATCGCTCAAGCTTTTTTCAAAACGGTTTCTTCATACCACTTCACCGTTC
This DNA window, taken from Chloroherpetonaceae bacterium, encodes the following:
- a CDS encoding glycosyltransferase family 4 protein, with translation MRFLFIEQSALWPVNSGHKQLMASFIEGLSEMGHTVDLFILDRVFNEPQKAKEWEKFGGKIFYHSLQMDYGKVPAFLLKWGNRLFGDEHFLVETASLERYKKALNLVCKAENYDTVFCNFVYNFPLISAVPSTIKTLLMEYNHQSQIEIDLANKLQLSPIMRVFYRNQAERLKQYERKAHQEAKRVLYISKEDQKVFIGVDQSSDVFYPPMKPATLRKTDFSFKNALLYSSDLSRNVNRDSLMWFLAQVWEELKAKFPQLTLYVTGNAPESLKSWAKGYHGVEFTGFLSEVKLEELAVNCDAFIAPIFSGSGIKIKILWAMSLGLPVVTTPKGAEGIEIVPGKDFELADNPNLFYKKLRNLLEDDHLRKKYAESGKSIIEMKYSEVKSLKYFLEISA
- a CDS encoding glycosyltransferase family 9 protein, whose product is MLIHNDCRHFRGDIPCTPHKLHGVHCEGCTFYDPAPQKVLIIKLGAIGDVIRTTPILSKLKAQYPKALIYWVTYSPDVLPDAVDIKLTLNLPALLQLEETDFDLAINLDKDREACALLNRVKATEKKGFSLKAGKCEPISASGKHKFETGVLDDVSKANTKSYVEEIFEICDLKYEKDDYVLENPFAGKKNWELDKTKKVIGLNTGCGGRWVTRLWEEKNWTELAIALIAQGFEVVLLGGEQEDAVNKRIAAGSSAKYFGHFPMKIFIDEIAQCDVVITQVTMAMHLAIGMKCKLILMNNIFNRHEFELYGRGEIIEPPTGCDCFYAPSCTRESNGGIHCMKDITPEMVLSAVKRTLSSESR
- a CDS encoding glycosyltransferase family 2 protein; translation: MKISVLTVTYNAEKYIQGCLENVIAQSCRNIEHIIADGGSKDRTVEIIKSFSEKYPHIKWISEKDKGQSDAMNKTLQMASGEVISFLNVDDFYEPNVLNFVLDEFETLPEPSLLVGWCNIIGNSSELIKINKPARLNFIDLVSEHYKTAFPLNPSAYFYHKSLHSIIGNFDINEHYHMDYDFILKAVRVANVKSVEKVLGNLRMVDGAKTYESLKAGEHIERHQKFFNRWRNSLPEPQRSWVKMKHKMLNSTEYFMEHPAEILPKIKARFIKDAHS